AAAATCCGGCGTCACGTTTGATCAAATATGCTGGGAGGTCATTAACCTGATCCCCAAAGCCTGGAAGTATTCTGGCATTGCCTGCGGTGAGATTATCCTCAAGGGAAAGGTTTTCAGAACAGATAATGACCAGGACACTAGATGGAATCTTTCCTCAGATATAAAGATGCACGGGATAAAGGTTGGTGTTATCAAGGTATCGTATTTAGAAAAATGCCCAAAGCTTGATGAAGGACCATTCCGAACAGAAGAGAGGCTATTGCTGGATGTCGTTGCCGAGCGGTTGGGAAAAGCTGTCGAACAGCAGGAGACACGACAGATTATGGAACGGAGTGAGCATTGGTATCACCTCTTGGCCGACAACGTTTCCGATGTTATCTGGACAGCAACCATGGATTTGAAGTTTACCTACTTCAGCCCTTCTGTTACGAGGATGAGAGGTCATACGGTTGAAGAAGCCATGGCGGAGACATTGGAAAAGATGTTGACGCCGACATCCTATATAATCGCAATGAGCGTTTTGGAGGAAGAGCTGTTGATAGAGGCTAATCCCCATAAAGACCTGAACCGGTCGCGTGTGTTGGAACTTGAGGAGTATCGTAAAGACGGCTCCTCCATCTGGGTTGAGATTAAAATGAGTTTCCTACGGGACCAGGGCGGGAAGGCTGTAGGAATTCTTGGTGTCACGCGAGATATCACGAAACGGAAGCTGGCAGAGGAAACCATCCGTCAACTAGCCTACTATGACACGATTACTGGCCTGCCCAACCGCACACTGCTATATGACCGTATTAATATGGCAATAGCTCAGGCCGAACGGAACCGGGAAATGCTTGCCGTACTGGTGCTGGATTTGGATAGATTTAAGGATATCAATGATAGATTTGGACACGAAGTAGGGGATTGTCTCCTTAAGCATGTCGGCACACGAATAACAGATATCCTGCGTAAAACTGATACCGCTGCTCGAATGGGGGGCGACGAGTTTGTGATCCTTTTACTAAGCTTGACCAAGGTAGAATATGTGAGCACAATCGCAGAAAAAATTACGGAGGCTTTTCGTCAGCCATTTGTGATAGATGGCCAAGAAGTGATATGCACAGCCAGTATTGGAATTGCGACATATCCGCATGATGGTCAAGATGTCGATGGGTTAATCAAGAATGCTGATATGGCTATGTATCGTGCTAAGGAGCGAGGCAGAAATAGATACGAATTCTCCATAAAAGCGCACTAGGGCTTGTACCAAAATGAAACAATACTAATTAGTAACATCCGGCTTAGCATATGGTTTACGGATAGAAAAGATTCTGAGTGTCATCTGCCCTACTTATCTAAGATAGGGCATTAATAGTCAACCTGTCACACATCGTATATGACGGGAAGTCTCACTCTTAACATCCGCCAAATATTCAGAGTTGCTAAAGGCTTT
The Dehalococcoidales bacterium DNA segment above includes these coding regions:
- a CDS encoding diguanylate cyclase; this translates as KSGVTFDQICWEVINLIPKAWKYSGIACGEIILKGKVFRTDNDQDTRWNLSSDIKMHGIKVGVIKVSYLEKCPKLDEGPFRTEERLLLDVVAERLGKAVEQQETRQIMERSEHWYHLLADNVSDVIWTATMDLKFTYFSPSVTRMRGHTVEEAMAETLEKMLTPTSYIIAMSVLEEELLIEANPHKDLNRSRVLELEEYRKDGSSIWVEIKMSFLRDQGGKAVGILGVTRDITKRKLAEETIRQLAYYDTITGLPNRTLLYDRINMAIAQAERNREMLAVLVLDLDRFKDINDRFGHEVGDCLLKHVGTRITDILRKTDTAARMGGDEFVILLLSLTKVEYVSTIAEKITEAFRQPFVIDGQEVICTASIGIATYPHDGQDVDGLIKNADMAMYRAKERGRNRYEFSIKAH